Proteins from one Paenibacillus amylolyticus genomic window:
- a CDS encoding response regulator — protein MNDLPQNYIRISSGLGHASATSLTVVPVLFEGRTIAVIELASMKPLQEHDMKLMQELTEIFGVSLHSTVTRMELQQLYDESQVLNEELQAQSEKLQAQTEEMLSQTEELQMQTEELHMLNERLEVQKSAAETSANELSVVADQLRTSSGYKSEFLANMSHELRTPLNSMLILSEILSENKNQHLNSEEQNYASVIHKSGKDLLNLINDILDLSKVEAGQMEVDFDDVYLSSLPEVMNQYFLKTAEQKKIDFRIQLQSPLPETIVTDEMRMHQILRNLLSNAFKFTSEGEVALTISRMSLAHPEMKDQETDVIAFSVSDTGIGIAENKLLQIFDAFKQADGATARKYGGTGLGLSISQSLATLLGGSISATSREGHGSVFTLFLPLRRDEPETANASRLFLNEVATTTPEISKLPPTTSEQSDVLLTPLEESLLSGRQVLVVDDDIRNVYALANALEQYGMNVISAQNGYECLELLERGGVKPDIIMMDIMMPELDGYETTRQIRERLGLTQLPIIALTAKAMKEDREKCIAAGASDYLSKPLNIKDVLSRMKLWMNHETLEI, from the coding sequence ATGAATGACTTGCCTCAAAACTATATCCGAATCTCATCGGGTCTTGGACATGCATCTGCCACATCACTTACCGTGGTACCGGTCCTGTTCGAAGGCAGAACGATTGCGGTAATTGAGCTTGCTTCAATGAAACCTTTGCAGGAGCATGACATGAAGCTGATGCAAGAACTGACAGAGATTTTCGGTGTTTCACTGCACTCTACGGTCACTCGCATGGAATTACAGCAATTATATGACGAGTCACAAGTTCTGAATGAAGAATTACAGGCACAATCGGAGAAACTTCAGGCTCAGACGGAAGAAATGCTGTCTCAGACAGAGGAGCTGCAAATGCAGACCGAAGAGCTTCATATGCTTAATGAACGGCTGGAAGTACAGAAGAGTGCTGCTGAGACATCCGCCAATGAACTCTCGGTAGTAGCCGATCAGCTTCGAACTAGTTCGGGGTACAAATCCGAATTCTTGGCCAACATGTCCCATGAACTGCGGACTCCGCTTAACAGCATGTTGATTTTGTCCGAAATATTGTCTGAAAATAAAAATCAACACTTGAATAGTGAAGAACAGAACTATGCTTCAGTCATTCACAAGTCAGGTAAAGACCTGCTGAATCTGATCAATGATATTCTGGATCTGTCCAAGGTAGAGGCCGGGCAGATGGAAGTAGATTTCGATGATGTCTATCTAAGCAGTCTGCCTGAAGTTATGAATCAGTATTTCCTGAAAACAGCGGAGCAGAAAAAAATAGATTTCCGAATTCAGCTCCAAAGTCCTTTACCGGAAACCATCGTGACTGACGAGATGAGAATGCATCAGATTCTCCGAAATCTGCTCTCGAACGCATTCAAGTTCACCAGTGAGGGTGAAGTTGCCCTAACCATCTCCAGAATGAGTCTGGCTCATCCTGAAATGAAAGACCAAGAGACCGACGTGATTGCTTTCTCCGTCAGTGATACGGGGATTGGTATTGCGGAGAACAAACTTCTGCAGATCTTTGATGCCTTCAAACAGGCGGATGGAGCTACAGCCCGTAAATATGGCGGGACAGGACTTGGCCTGTCCATCTCACAATCGCTTGCGACTTTGCTGGGCGGTTCAATCTCGGCAACAAGCCGTGAAGGACATGGCAGTGTGTTCACGCTGTTCCTGCCCCTGCGAAGAGATGAACCTGAGACTGCGAATGCATCGCGATTGTTCCTGAACGAAGTGGCTACCACTACACCTGAGATCAGTAAGCTTCCTCCCACGACTTCTGAACAATCTGATGTTTTATTGACACCTTTGGAAGAATCGTTGCTCAGTGGTCGTCAAGTGCTTGTCGTTGATGATGATATTCGAAATGTATATGCGTTAGCCAATGCTCTTGAGCAGTACGGCATGAACGTCATCTCAGCGCAGAATGGGTATGAATGTCTGGAATTGCTGGAGCGTGGAGGCGTCAAGCCGGATATCATCATGATGGATATTATGATGCCGGAACTGGATGGTTATGAGACGACTCGCCAGATCCGTGAACGGTTAGGCCTGACTCAGCTTCCGATTATTGCGTTGACAGCGAAGGCCATGAAAGAGGATCGGGAGAAATGTATTGCAGCAGGCGCTTCCGACTATCTCAGCAAACCTCTGAATATCAAAGATGTATTGTCTCGAATGAAATTATGGATGAATCATGAAACATTGGAGATCTGA
- a CDS encoding PucR family transcriptional regulator encodes MQLTVKEALQVYPLSEAKLVAGGEGTSRMMKSVNVMDAPDIADWIKSGEMLFTTAFIMKDSETDALRLMRRLNERGCAGLGIKLGRFWQSIPQGIVEEADRLRLPLLELPFQFTFSDQMNALFKAEHERSNRLLHEVVQKQKKLMQFALQQQPHRNVFAELATVLNYPLAVIGSRGHVLYGSEGIAGDAVTQGWPWKSVMHRVKWNQGSCHRVPIRQNDEEYGSLLVFTDSALSLRAEEELFQQAADVLAFYMDMTYREHINPTVQDEMRTLLSQYLDNKMTIQELTTMSENKGVHLFQGTYQCVLITLEPTLFAEGKLLKQIHRELQYNPLMQFTASQHFQIEDGILSIYTCPTGRDYGEELSGFLLNRFGDVLAAQEAKGAPAPRFWISKMKHEPKSLREAYQECLDTRQLARRFGMKDRALQFEMLEFAYVFQHVPDNIMENYCNKVLEPLLARDGDPNQVLMNTLESFIENDGLINEAAKQLFVHRNTVTYRMEKVGSLLQMDFKKTNDLLKLKLVFTFRKFVRDKAAARPHNVQL; translated from the coding sequence ATGCAACTTACGGTTAAAGAGGCTTTACAGGTATACCCGTTGTCCGAGGCCAAACTGGTTGCGGGTGGAGAAGGGACTTCACGGATGATGAAATCCGTTAACGTCATGGACGCTCCTGATATCGCGGATTGGATCAAATCCGGAGAAATGTTGTTCACCACTGCTTTTATTATGAAAGACAGTGAGACAGATGCACTACGTTTAATGCGGCGCTTGAACGAACGTGGCTGTGCAGGACTCGGCATCAAGCTGGGACGTTTCTGGCAGTCCATTCCCCAAGGCATTGTCGAGGAAGCGGATCGACTTCGGTTGCCATTGCTGGAGCTTCCTTTTCAATTCACCTTCTCGGACCAGATGAATGCACTGTTCAAGGCTGAACACGAACGCAGTAACCGATTGCTGCATGAGGTTGTGCAGAAGCAAAAGAAATTAATGCAGTTTGCACTGCAACAACAGCCGCACCGGAATGTGTTTGCCGAACTTGCTACGGTGCTGAACTATCCGCTTGCCGTCATTGGTTCTCGTGGGCATGTTCTTTACGGTAGCGAGGGCATTGCAGGGGATGCTGTAACCCAGGGCTGGCCATGGAAATCAGTCATGCATCGAGTGAAATGGAATCAGGGAAGTTGTCATCGCGTACCGATCAGGCAAAATGATGAAGAATACGGATCGTTGCTGGTGTTTACCGATTCAGCCTTATCCCTTCGGGCAGAAGAAGAACTGTTCCAACAGGCTGCCGATGTACTGGCATTTTATATGGATATGACGTATCGCGAGCATATTAATCCGACCGTGCAAGATGAGATGCGTACGCTGCTTTCACAATATCTGGATAACAAAATGACCATTCAGGAATTGACCACCATGAGTGAGAACAAAGGTGTACATCTGTTCCAGGGAACTTATCAGTGTGTACTCATTACGCTTGAGCCGACGCTGTTTGCCGAGGGAAAACTGCTTAAACAGATTCATCGCGAATTGCAGTACAACCCGCTGATGCAATTCACGGCATCACAGCATTTTCAGATTGAAGATGGCATTCTGTCGATCTACACCTGTCCAACAGGGCGAGATTATGGAGAAGAGCTGTCAGGATTCCTGTTGAACCGGTTCGGTGATGTACTGGCAGCACAAGAAGCAAAAGGAGCACCGGCACCGCGTTTCTGGATCAGCAAGATGAAGCATGAACCCAAATCGCTGCGTGAAGCTTACCAAGAGTGTCTCGATACACGACAACTGGCTCGTCGGTTTGGCATGAAAGACCGTGCGCTGCAATTTGAAATGCTCGAATTTGCCTACGTGTTCCAACATGTACCGGATAACATCATGGAGAACTACTGTAACAAAGTACTTGAACCGTTACTTGCCAGGGACGGTGATCCCAACCAGGTATTGATGAATACATTGGAGTCCTTTATCGAGAATGATGGACTGATCAATGAAGCTGCCAAGCAGTTGTTTGTGCATCGCAACACAGTCACTTATCGTATGGAGAAAGTCGGCAGCTTGCTGCAAATGGACTTTAAGAAAACGAATGATCTGCTCAAATTAAAGCTGGTATTCACCTTCCGCAAGTTTGTGCGGGACAAAGCAGCTGCAAGACCGCACAATGTACAGCTCTAG
- the pucL gene encoding factor-independent urate hydroxylase — MSDLIKLVNNWSITQFVHTFGGLFEESPWVAERSGLLRPFDSFEQMINVMKNVVQASDDQVKLQLLRNHPDLGARISMSSNSVQEQAGAGLDSLSQEQYNELQQLNQAYTSQFGFPFILAVKGHTASSILESMRQRHRRGREEEFETALREVFKIAGIRLEQWLAQIGHEHEFVSKPAAMQQRTMYYGKGDVWMYRSYAKPLTGIQSIPESPFMGRSNILFGLNIKVAVQGDEFLPSFAEGDNSLVVATDSMKNFILKHAADYTGATVEGFLALVSRRFLETYPQMSKVQMTADQIPFEDIPIGLEGSYRPSALVFRYSQNDRATAAIEAERTRDSIELSNHFSGVADLRLIKVKGSEFAGFMQDEYTTLPETWDRPLFIFLNINWRYEDPRDGMDDQRGLYVAAEQVRDLAAAVFHECRSASIQHLIYQIGRRLLIRFKQLSEVSFESNNRTWETVLEEVKEGEGKVFTEPRPPYGFQGFSMTRDDLETDGRDTGKAGDV, encoded by the coding sequence ATGAGCGACTTAATTAAACTTGTTAACAACTGGTCTATCACGCAGTTTGTGCATACGTTTGGCGGCTTATTTGAGGAATCACCATGGGTGGCTGAGCGTTCCGGGCTTTTACGACCTTTTGATTCATTTGAACAGATGATAAACGTGATGAAGAACGTGGTTCAGGCATCGGATGACCAAGTGAAGTTGCAACTGCTACGAAATCACCCGGATCTTGGAGCGCGAATCAGCATGAGCAGCAATTCCGTGCAGGAACAAGCTGGTGCAGGACTTGATTCACTCTCACAAGAGCAATACAACGAACTTCAACAATTAAACCAAGCATATACAAGCCAATTCGGCTTTCCATTCATATTGGCTGTAAAAGGCCATACCGCAAGCTCCATCCTCGAATCCATGAGGCAACGTCATCGCCGAGGCAGGGAAGAAGAATTCGAGACTGCCTTGAGGGAAGTATTCAAGATTGCGGGCATTCGCTTGGAGCAGTGGCTCGCACAGATTGGTCATGAACATGAGTTCGTGAGCAAGCCAGCTGCAATGCAGCAGCGGACCATGTATTACGGCAAAGGGGATGTGTGGATGTACCGTTCCTACGCCAAACCGTTGACAGGCATACAGTCCATTCCGGAATCGCCGTTCATGGGACGCAGCAATATTTTGTTTGGATTAAACATTAAGGTCGCTGTGCAGGGCGATGAATTCTTGCCTTCTTTTGCAGAAGGGGATAATTCGCTGGTGGTTGCCACCGATTCGATGAAAAATTTCATTCTCAAACATGCTGCGGATTACACAGGGGCAACAGTGGAAGGATTTCTCGCGCTGGTAAGTCGGCGTTTCCTGGAGACGTATCCGCAGATGAGCAAGGTTCAGATGACAGCAGACCAGATTCCTTTTGAAGATATACCGATTGGATTGGAAGGCAGTTACCGACCGAGTGCACTCGTATTCCGTTATTCGCAGAATGATCGCGCGACGGCGGCGATAGAAGCGGAACGAACGAGAGATTCGATTGAGTTAAGCAACCATTTCAGTGGTGTAGCCGATCTGAGACTGATCAAGGTCAAAGGCAGTGAGTTTGCCGGATTTATGCAGGATGAATATACGACTCTTCCAGAGACATGGGATCGCCCGTTATTTATTTTCCTGAATATCAATTGGCGTTATGAAGATCCGAGAGATGGCATGGATGATCAGCGTGGACTGTATGTAGCGGCGGAACAGGTCAGAGATTTGGCTGCTGCGGTATTTCACGAGTGTCGATCCGCTTCCATTCAACATCTGATCTATCAGATTGGACGAAGATTGTTAATTCGATTCAAGCAATTGAGTGAGGTTTCATTTGAATCCAACAATCGGACCTGGGAGACAGTGCTGGAGGAAGTGAAAGAGGGAGAAGGCAAAGTATTTACTGAGCCGAGGCCGCCATACGGATTCCAGGGTTTCTCGATGACAAGAGATGATCTGGAAACAGACGGCCGTGACACCGGGAAAGCAGGTGATGTCTAA
- the uraH gene encoding hydroxyisourate hydrolase: MSMSDGRITTHVLDTSKGVPAAGVRIELYTLKRDGEQESKIKVAESVTNADGRLDAPLLAGGKLESAIYELQFHVESYYAQRSLEELGQALWTIVPIRFAVSDASSHYHIPLLIAPGGYSTYRGS; this comes from the coding sequence ATGTCGATGTCTGATGGACGAATTACAACCCATGTGCTGGATACTTCCAAAGGGGTTCCTGCTGCGGGTGTTCGGATCGAACTGTATACCCTGAAGCGGGATGGAGAACAGGAGAGCAAGATCAAAGTGGCTGAGTCGGTGACCAATGCGGATGGGCGTTTGGATGCACCGCTATTGGCTGGAGGCAAGCTAGAGTCAGCGATATATGAGCTTCAATTCCATGTCGAGAGTTATTATGCACAACGATCATTAGAGGAGCTGGGGCAGGCATTATGGACAATTGTTCCGATTCGTTTTGCCGTATCTGATGCCTCAAGCCATTACCATATTCCATTATTGATTGCTCCAGGAGGTTACAGTACATACCGGGGGAGCTAA
- the allB gene encoding allantoinase AllB, translating into MLKDRVEQLDIGITSEKITGLSTRLTAGEATRIIEAEGLTVMPGVVDIHVHFNEPGLASWEGFRSGSAALAAGGITTYVDMPLNGVPPTTRPEAWEMKRKAAADQSYVDYAFWGGLVPGNREELAPLAELGAAGFKAFMSEPGGEGEDIFARADHHTLLDGMNEIAKLNRVLALHAEDEGIVAELGARSIAEGKTEPMDYIRSRPVEAEVVAVARALQYGEQTGCALHFVHISTREALDLIAEAKQRGQDVTSETCPHYLTLTDQDVVRLGAVAKCAPPLRSSSEQEQLWDALTSGLIDVIASDHSPCPPSMKQSDNFFEIWGGISGAQSTLLIMLEDGHLQRNIDLALLGRVLSLQPAGRLGLESKGEIAIGKDADLVLIDWEKSTTLNTEDLLYTHQQSPYVGRTFKCQITDVFCRGQRVYNSESGLSPVPIGQHIAAYSTSPIETGTEGTP; encoded by the coding sequence GTGCTGAAAGATCGGGTAGAGCAACTGGATATTGGCATTACGAGTGAGAAAATTACAGGACTGTCCACGCGGCTGACCGCTGGTGAAGCAACTCGCATCATAGAAGCTGAGGGGCTTACAGTGATGCCGGGTGTCGTGGACATTCATGTACACTTCAATGAACCCGGACTCGCGAGTTGGGAGGGATTCCGATCGGGTTCGGCAGCACTTGCCGCAGGGGGAATTACGACCTATGTCGATATGCCGCTTAACGGCGTACCACCAACCACAAGGCCGGAAGCATGGGAGATGAAAAGGAAAGCAGCGGCAGACCAATCGTATGTGGATTATGCATTCTGGGGAGGTTTGGTACCCGGTAACCGCGAGGAACTCGCTCCACTGGCAGAATTGGGCGCTGCCGGATTCAAGGCATTTATGTCCGAGCCAGGTGGAGAAGGGGAAGATATTTTTGCCAGAGCGGATCATCATACGCTGCTGGACGGGATGAATGAAATTGCGAAATTAAACCGTGTGCTGGCACTTCACGCAGAGGACGAAGGCATCGTTGCCGAACTCGGTGCGAGAAGCATCGCTGAGGGCAAGACGGAACCGATGGATTATATCCGGTCTCGTCCTGTGGAAGCTGAAGTCGTAGCGGTTGCCCGAGCGTTGCAATATGGTGAACAGACCGGGTGTGCGCTGCATTTCGTGCATATTAGCACCCGGGAAGCGCTGGATCTGATTGCAGAGGCCAAACAGCGTGGGCAGGATGTCACTTCGGAGACATGTCCACATTATCTGACGCTGACCGATCAGGATGTCGTCCGATTGGGTGCTGTAGCGAAATGTGCTCCACCGCTTCGCAGTTCTTCCGAACAGGAGCAGTTATGGGATGCACTGACTTCAGGGTTGATTGATGTTATTGCCTCGGATCATTCTCCATGTCCGCCATCCATGAAACAGTCGGATAACTTCTTTGAAATCTGGGGCGGCATATCCGGGGCACAAAGCACACTGCTAATCATGCTGGAGGATGGACATCTTCAACGCAATATTGACCTTGCGTTGCTCGGTAGAGTGCTCTCCCTGCAACCTGCTGGAAGGCTTGGTCTGGAGAGTAAAGGAGAGATTGCAATTGGCAAGGATGCAGACCTGGTGCTGATTGACTGGGAGAAGAGCACAACCCTGAACACAGAGGATCTGCTCTACACGCATCAACAGAGTCCTTATGTAGGACGTACATTTAAATGTCAGATAACAGACGTATTTTGCCGTGGGCAGCGCGTTTACAACTCGGAATCCGGGTTATCTCCTGTGCCTATCGGGCAACATATTGCGGCTTACTCTACTAGTCCCATCGAAACGGGAACGGAGGGAACGCCATGA
- a CDS encoding Zn-dependent hydrolase: MTESGVYRSSGTNNAPLSLPNVEQVELQSMLDWLSTYGADAQGGVTRLLYDSAWCEAQGALAAKMQEKGLSPEFDQSGNLYGTLKGEGKGLATGSEALPIVTGSHIDTVVYGGKYDGAYGVVAGVLALEYLQKHFGAPKRTLQVVSLCEEEGSRFPFAYWGSRSITGTTSLEDVAHLKDQDGVTFAQAIRDAGFGPDSAYRPAAKNYGAFIELHIEQGQVLERLGHSIGVVSDIVGQKRFSITVSGEANHAGTTPMSWRKDALAGAAEMITAVRDIALEAGEPLVATVGRITADPGVGNVVAARAVFSLDIRHIRQENIDRCWQDILQAFSRIAAEQQLGLDWEEHLSVTPIPMNEEIISDIQDTCEQEQLSYWLMPSGAGHDSQIFQPACPTAMIFVPSQDGISHNPLEYTAESDLMHGFRVLVRLLYKYGYGS, from the coding sequence ATGACGGAGTCTGGAGTATACCGGTCATCCGGTACGAATAATGCACCTCTTTCTTTGCCAAATGTGGAACAGGTGGAGCTGCAATCCATGCTTGACTGGCTGTCGACATATGGTGCTGATGCACAGGGCGGCGTCACACGACTGTTATATGACTCGGCTTGGTGTGAGGCTCAAGGTGCCCTTGCTGCCAAAATGCAGGAAAAAGGGCTGTCTCCCGAGTTCGACCAGTCCGGGAATCTGTATGGCACACTTAAGGGCGAGGGTAAGGGCTTAGCAACTGGTTCTGAAGCATTACCGATCGTGACCGGATCACATATCGATACCGTGGTGTATGGGGGCAAGTATGATGGTGCTTACGGTGTGGTTGCCGGTGTCCTTGCTTTGGAGTATTTGCAGAAGCATTTTGGAGCACCGAAGCGCACACTTCAAGTGGTATCCCTATGTGAGGAAGAGGGAAGCCGATTCCCTTTTGCATATTGGGGTTCACGCAGTATAACAGGAACAACGTCTCTGGAAGATGTGGCGCATTTAAAGGATCAAGACGGCGTTACCTTTGCACAAGCGATCCGCGATGCGGGCTTTGGACCTGATAGTGCATATAGACCGGCCGCGAAAAATTATGGTGCCTTTATTGAGCTTCATATTGAGCAAGGTCAGGTTCTGGAACGTCTCGGACATTCGATTGGAGTCGTATCCGACATTGTAGGTCAGAAGCGGTTCAGTATTACCGTAAGCGGAGAAGCGAATCACGCGGGAACGACACCGATGTCCTGGCGCAAAGATGCATTAGCCGGAGCAGCTGAGATGATTACTGCAGTAAGGGATATTGCATTGGAAGCAGGAGAACCCCTGGTAGCAACGGTTGGGCGAATCACAGCCGATCCGGGTGTTGGGAATGTGGTTGCGGCACGAGCGGTGTTTTCACTGGATATCCGCCATATCCGGCAGGAAAATATTGATCGCTGCTGGCAGGATATACTTCAGGCTTTTAGTCGGATCGCAGCCGAGCAGCAGCTCGGACTGGACTGGGAAGAACATCTATCGGTGACGCCCATTCCTATGAATGAAGAGATTATATCCGACATTCAGGATACCTGTGAGCAGGAACAGCTGTCTTATTGGCTAATGCCAAGCGGGGCGGGACATGATTCGCAGATTTTTCAGCCGGCTTGTCCGACAGCCATGATATTTGTGCCGAGTCAGGACGGTATCAGTCATAATCCACTTGAATATACAGCTGAATCAGACCTGATGCATGGGTTTCGGGTTCTGGTCCGGCTACTCTATAAATACGGTTACGGGAGTTGA
- a CDS encoding 5'-deoxyadenosine deaminase, whose amino-acid sequence MGTILLKGAQLVTMNAEEEVFIGDLLIEDNKIKEIAAHIEVQADQVIDARGKVLLPGFIQTHIHLCQTLFRGRADDLELMDWLRQRIWPLEAAHDEESVYYSAMLGLGELISSGTTTILDMETVHHTDSAFQAMAQSGIRVISGKVMMDHGDEVPEPLRENTATSLQQSVDLLEKWNGFGGGRIQYAFCPRFVVSCTEELLVEVRDLSNKYHVKVHTHASENRGEIELVEHERGMRNIVYLDHIGLATPRLVLAHCVWLSEEEKEIIRKRGVKVTHCPGSNMKLSSGVADIPDLLNRQIAVGIGADGAACNNNLDMFQEMRLTALMQKIPHGPTVMDARTVLRMATMGGAEVLGLSKEIGSLEVGKKADMLLLDLDDFHTYPSYETDVYSRVVYSATRSCVDTVIIDGSIVLKNRKIQTIDRGIVLRESDKSIARLMKRI is encoded by the coding sequence ATGGGAACGATCCTGCTGAAAGGCGCACAGCTTGTGACGATGAATGCAGAAGAGGAAGTGTTCATTGGAGATCTGTTGATCGAGGATAATAAAATCAAGGAGATTGCAGCTCACATTGAGGTTCAGGCTGACCAAGTGATTGATGCGCGCGGCAAAGTGCTGTTGCCAGGCTTCATCCAGACGCATATTCATCTGTGTCAGACCTTGTTCCGCGGACGTGCGGACGATCTGGAACTGATGGATTGGCTTCGTCAACGGATCTGGCCGCTGGAAGCAGCGCATGATGAGGAGTCTGTGTATTATTCAGCAATGCTTGGACTCGGCGAATTAATCTCCAGCGGAACTACGACCATTCTGGATATGGAGACGGTGCATCACACAGACTCGGCGTTTCAGGCGATGGCACAGAGCGGCATCCGGGTCATCTCAGGCAAGGTGATGATGGATCATGGAGACGAGGTTCCGGAGCCTTTGCGTGAGAATACGGCAACTTCGCTGCAACAGAGCGTGGATCTGCTGGAGAAATGGAACGGGTTTGGCGGAGGTCGCATTCAATATGCGTTCTGTCCTCGCTTCGTTGTATCGTGTACCGAAGAATTGCTGGTAGAGGTCCGCGACCTGTCCAATAAATATCATGTCAAAGTCCATACCCATGCCTCCGAGAATCGCGGAGAGATTGAACTGGTAGAACATGAACGTGGAATGCGTAACATCGTGTACCTCGATCATATTGGTCTGGCAACTCCAAGATTAGTGTTGGCCCACTGTGTATGGCTAAGTGAGGAAGAGAAAGAGATCATCCGCAAGCGCGGAGTCAAAGTCACTCACTGTCCAGGATCGAATATGAAGCTTTCCTCTGGAGTAGCGGATATTCCGGATCTGCTGAATCGTCAGATCGCGGTTGGGATCGGGGCCGATGGTGCAGCGTGCAACAACAATCTGGATATGTTTCAGGAGATGCGCCTCACAGCGCTGATGCAGAAGATTCCTCATGGCCCTACAGTGATGGATGCCCGGACCGTATTACGCATGGCTACCATGGGTGGTGCAGAGGTGCTTGGTTTGTCGAAGGAAATCGGCAGTCTCGAAGTGGGTAAAAAGGCAGATATGCTGCTGCTGGATCTGGATGATTTCCACACCTACCCTTCCTATGAGACAGATGTCTATTCTCGCGTAGTCTATTCTGCAACACGTAGCTGTGTGGATACCGTTATTATCGATGGCAGCATTGTACTCAAGAATCGCAAGATTCAGACGATAGATCGTGGCATTGTGCTGCGTGAGTCAGATAAAAGTATTGCTAGATTGATGAAGCGCATCTGA
- a CDS encoding XdhC/CoxI family protein: MEMHDLCAIAARETRCVLATAIKVESHAYRKQGVSMLLTEDGEMYGSISPGCLESDLQARVSHVLDTNQMEFAEYDMRPEDDLSWGETIGCGGLVVVLLEPVCGDLRSILQKMHESFQSGTWAALTRTFQEDYTRIEYDWKRIEPTEKGHQPVLRPALVQPQDRLANDNLTSLQTDVQHSSGNIRYEHTTPTQQSLDSKLPRLTLVPEMVPATSHGSHSSPPSGDSQHISEADIPTNDAISTNPWDLPQQLTSQYTPKSRLIIIGAGNDVIPVARLAGSAGFRVVVADWRESLCTLERFPGTELVLGFPCEIMPLLNVNNGDYLIIMSHNFPRERELLEMLVDCEYAYLGIMGSKTRTARLLDGLPPLKNVHSPVGLSIGADGPEQIAISIAAELIACKQKVSALSTGVVEKGSVAHANDGHRSGSR; encoded by the coding sequence ATGGAAATGCATGATCTGTGTGCAATCGCGGCCCGCGAAACGCGCTGTGTACTCGCAACAGCGATTAAGGTAGAGAGTCATGCTTACCGTAAGCAGGGAGTCTCTATGTTATTGACCGAGGATGGCGAAATGTATGGCAGTATCAGCCCGGGATGCCTGGAGAGTGATCTTCAGGCCCGGGTGAGCCATGTGCTGGATACAAACCAGATGGAATTCGCGGAGTACGACATGCGTCCCGAGGATGATCTGTCTTGGGGTGAGACCATTGGCTGCGGCGGACTCGTTGTTGTGCTGCTTGAACCCGTATGTGGTGATCTCCGATCTATTTTGCAGAAGATGCATGAGTCTTTTCAATCCGGTACTTGGGCAGCGTTAACCCGAACGTTCCAAGAAGATTATACAAGGATTGAATATGACTGGAAACGGATTGAGCCTACGGAAAAGGGGCACCAGCCAGTCTTGCGTCCTGCGCTCGTCCAGCCTCAAGATCGTCTGGCAAATGATAATCTAACTTCATTGCAGACTGATGTACAACACAGCAGTGGGAATATCAGATATGAACATACGACACCAACACAACAATCTCTCGATTCCAAACTGCCTCGCCTTACGCTTGTGCCTGAGATGGTACCTGCTACATCACACGGATCTCACTCTTCCCCTCCGTCCGGTGATTCACAACATATCTCTGAGGCTGATATACCGACTAACGATGCGATTTCAACGAATCCCTGGGATCTCCCGCAGCAACTCACTTCGCAGTACACGCCCAAATCTCGCCTGATTATCATCGGAGCCGGAAATGATGTTATTCCTGTTGCCAGACTCGCCGGGTCCGCAGGATTCCGTGTTGTGGTAGCCGATTGGCGAGAATCCTTATGCACATTGGAACGGTTCCCTGGAACCGAACTCGTACTGGGTTTCCCATGTGAGATCATGCCTCTGTTAAATGTGAACAACGGGGATTATTTGATTATAATGAGTCACAATTTCCCCCGCGAACGTGAACTGTTAGAGATGTTAGTGGACTGTGAGTACGCGTATCTTGGCATTATGGGTTCCAAAACACGAACAGCCCGTCTGCTGGATGGTTTACCACCGTTGAAAAATGTGCATTCTCCCGTTGGTTTGAGCATCGGAGCAGACGGTCCCGAACAGATCGCCATCAGCATTGCAGCCGAATTGATCGCTTGTAAACAGAAGGTATCTGCCTTGAGTACTGGGGTGGTGGAGAAGGGAAGCGTTGCACATGCGAATGACGGGCATCGTTCTGGCAGCAGGTAG